From the Lactuca sativa cultivar Salinas chromosome 9, Lsat_Salinas_v11, whole genome shotgun sequence genome, the window AGCCAAAAGGTCCTCGTCTAAAGCTATTGAATCCtgaaaattttactttttttataatataatatacTCATAATACTTGATTAAAATTTATAACAAGTTATTATAAATTAGATGATCTAACCTTTTCAAAGACACAAATGACTGTGCTTCCACCAAATGAGAAATACCCAAACtgtataaacataaataaacaggAAGATGTATGAATCAAAAACCAAACAAGGGTAGAAACGGAAATTTACGTGTATAGTTGAATAAATTTGAACCTCGTCTCCTTTCTGGACATAATCTCCCGTTTTTTTAGTGAATGTTATACTACCCACCATTGTTGCTCCAATTGCCACAAATGCTACCTAaatttaacttttctattaagtCGTTTTTTTCTTCATTAAGTCAAGGAATAATCATAAAAGAAGTGAGATGACAAACCTTTCCAAAATCGGCAGTTGATATAATAGAAACAGCACGTTTGTTTTCTGTAAAGACATTGCAATACTTGCTATTTACAGCAATGGGGTTGACCTACAAATAGTAAAAATCAAAGATatatgaacaagaaataaaatttaaaaaaaaaataaataaatggatCTGTATATACCGTATATAAGCATCCAGGTATATCGACAATCTGCTCAATCTTTCCAGAAACTGGGAAATGGAAACGATGATAATCCTGCCAGAATTTGTACCACTtcaactttttatttatttatttatttatttattataaatgttgttatttcttgcatttaacccaaaagaaaaaagacaaaataaaatgaaatatcACCTGTGGTGCGAGGCGAAATATCACCAAAGTTCCACCAGTGAAAGTATCTGAGAATGGTGAATTACCAAGGAGACCTCGGATGGAGAATTTTTTACCCTAAAATTTACAAAAAATCAAAATTGTATTGATTTTGCAAACATTCGTTACTTTTCTTTTTCAAAGACAGCGATAAATCCATTAGTGATGACAATCAATGTTTTACAAGAGTTATTATTCAATCAATGTATGAAATATTGAAATATAACAATGATTTCAAAATATGTAATACCTTGATCCAAAATCTGAGACTTTCTTCAGCTGTTTTAAATGCCATTAAACGACAATCAGCAGCACAAACTGCCACGTCATCACGTCCTACATAAGCAATTGGTCTTGCTCCAGGTTTCAACTCTCTTATGAAAAATTCATTAAATGTCTGCATAAATAAATTTGTTACTGAATTTACTCTTCCATGTTCATAAGTTCCCACATAGCATCCTGCTTTCATTTTTCCTATTCCACCATTGTACTTTGAAATATCTACcaattaaaaaaaactagaaataCAAAGAAATGAAAGCATGATGCTATAAtacaaaaataaatgaaaatttgaaaatacacTGCTATTTCTTTCATTTAGATCTTGTTTGAATAAAGTTTGAATTTGACTTACCTTAAAATGATCCAAAGGGTATTTAACTTCAGTCATATTGATTTGATCCTACAATATATACCCATAACATATAAAACTTAGtgcaacaaaaaaaaaaggaTGATTAATAAAGAGGATTATGTTACCTTGAAGAATTTAAGAAATGGTTGTATATCTTTTGCAGATTCAGCTGAATTCATTTTCTTGCCCTGTTTTTCTGATATGCTCTGCAATAATTCTTTTGCCCCTGAATCCCATTGGACATGCATTTAAAAACTTTATGAAATAAAGATTTATTataaaaagtaaataaattacCTTTGTCCATAATTCCAAGCCCTACTTTAGATTGATAAATAGCTCTCATTGATAATACAATCTTTCCATCAATTATTTCCTCTACAAGCCTCTTTTTCCTCCTGTCAAAAACCTAAGTGCCAATAACATATTTCTAGTTAAGAACttaaaatacacacacacacacactagagagagagagagagagagagtgtgtgtgtgtaccACAATATGTGAAGCATTTGAACCAGAGTTCAAGCCAGCATCATAGGATGAGACATGGGCCCATTCAGAGAGTTTAAACATCCACCTTGAAAACAAGAATCattaaaacataaataatttattacttttaaatatataaacaaattGATTGTAATTTGTAAAAGTAAAAGTATCTCACCCAAAGGAAGCTTGTTTATCTGTTAAGAATCCCCCAGTCATAACCTGGTTTCCAGTGCCTTCATCAAAACATAGTGACATATGAATCATGGAGTTCAGCTTATCAGAAACTTCTAGAAGCTCTCCACAAACAGGACAACGATTAATCAGAGGTTCCCTTcaagatcaaatgtcaaaaagTTACTCACAATTTATAAAATGTAAGGAAAACAAGCAAAAAAAAAGGATCATAATGTTATGTGACATACTTTTCTTGTTGCATGGCTAAAAGTATAGCCAGTTCATCCATGCTGACATCACCATCTCCATTTTCATCAGCTGCCTTAAACAGCTCCTCTTTCTGAAAGAAAAATAGTTGAACTACTCATTAACAAAAGACCCATTAACTGAAATGAATAGATTAACAAGATTTACATTCAAACCTTTTTTGCAGCCTGTTGATTGCCAAATGCATCTATTAATTCTGAGAATTCGGAGAAAGATAATTTCCCATCACCATTGTAATCCTATATTACAAAAAAGTTAAAGCTAAAATCTTGTAAAAGATAAAGATTCCATTTCTTTTTAAAGATGGTTTTAGACATACAACAATGGATAAGATACGTCTTGCAAAACTTTTCTCTGTTTCAGTTGGATCCTGCCAATAAAAAAACTAGATGTTATACACAAATTACTATGcattaacaataacaaaaacatTCTTACAGGATATGAAATATGTCACTGTAGCAAACCTCAATAGAACATGAAAGTGATATGTTGCCAACCACTACATTTGAAGATGATGGATCCATTACATCGAACACTTTTTTGTCAGAATCTGAATCCTGTAAAATATGAATGCAAAGTGAAGTTACTGTCCTCAGAATTAGTAATTAGTAAGCAGAAgtcacatatttttttttatttatcttgTCATACAAAATATGTATTCTTTGAACTCTCAAAATACACTTCTTCAAGAGAGAACTTACCCGAATAAGGAATTCAAAAAGATCTACCTCACAATGCCCAATGAGGTTGTTCTTGCGTAGTCTGTTGGTCTGCAACACAaaaaagaagatgatgaagtttAAACATTCAAGAAAAGTAGGTTACAGTAAGTAGATAAATCTGTATTATAGAATAGTTATGGTCCTacatatcaaaatcatatataATATATGGTCCTACAACCATAGAAACTAGTAAATAAAAACAAAGAATCCATTTCATTGTAATCTTTTCATGTAAAGTAATTGATATATAGAATGAAGTTCAGTTGCTACAAACCTCAAAAACAGATATTTTTGCAACATGAGGCCCGTTCTTTTCCAAAAGAAACTTTATCTCCTGTAAAATACCAAATGTATTGTTACTGAATGCAGTGTGTCATAACCAATGGAACCAAATCATATTCTTTAAGTCCTTTGAATGGAGatggagagaaacttgaacatttGATTATCACATGCTATAGCTTTAATGGAGATGAAGAACATTACACATGCAAATGAATCTTGTCAACTTGTTTGGGATATGATTCATAAGAACTATTAAACTTCAATGATTCATAAAGGGTTGATTCTTGATTGTGAAAGGAAGTCTTAACAAACTACAGTCATGTAATGATGATTCAAAGCTATACGTAAGAAAATTCACTCACAGAGTTCCATGTAGGCTTGTTGGTCCTGCACAttgtttaaatataaaaataagacGTTGAGCTGAACATTCCAGAAAATAAATCTAAAGTGTTTTACATTGGAATTGTGTGCAGAAACTTTGGTTTTATTAGCACGAAAACATAAAATTGGAAAGTTGTTAATGATGCTTAACTGGTCAGAAATTTCGGTGCGAAACGTCTGTTCTCCAATAGAAATACAAGCAAGCCACTTATCCTTAAATTTCATCTCCGCCTACAAAACAATTGAAACACAATTTCAGTCGAAAATTCGTATTGTGATTTATATAAACAACAAATTAGGCGCATAATCACAGTATACAATCAGAATCATACAGAAATAAGAGTGACCAAAGCGATGCCGGCAAAATCCTCCAAAGTGCTGAGTTTTGGGTGCTGAGAATGCGAACCGCGACTAGTTCGAACGGAACGATCACGATCACGATCACGATGTCGGTGAAGATGAAGCTTCGTCTTGATTCTCTCGCGGCGCGACGTGTGTGATTTTGAATTGGAACCACCGCCGTTTGTAGAGTCATCAGAGGAGCTTGATTTGGAACTTCCATGCCCCATATTTACTCAATCTCTCTAGAATGCCAAAATTCCGACGAGGAAAGTTCGGAAGAATAAATTGAGTAGAAGAAGGAATCACCGAATA encodes:
- the LOC111899003 gene encoding phosphatidylserine decarboxylase proenzyme 2, giving the protein MGHGSSKSSSSDDSTNGGGSNSKSHTSRRERIKTKLHLHRHRDRDRDRSVRTSRGSHSQHPKLSTLEDFAGIALVTLISAEMKFKDKWLACISIGEQTFRTEISDQTNKPTWNSEIKFLLEKNGPHVAKISVFETNRLRKNNLIGHCEVDLFEFLIRDSDSDKKVFDVMDPSSSNVVVGNISLSCSIEDPTETEKSFARRILSIVDYNGDGKLSFSEFSELIDAFGNQQAAKKKEELFKAADENGDGDVSMDELAILLAMQQEKEPLINRCPVCGELLEVSDKLNSMIHMSLCFDEGTGNQVMTGGFLTDKQASFGWMFKLSEWAHVSSYDAGLNSGSNASHIVVFDRRKKRLVEEIIDGKIVLSMRAIYQSKVGLGIMDKGAKELLQSISEKQGKKMNSAESAKDIQPFLKFFKDQINMTEVKYPLDHFKTFNEFFIRELKPGARPIAYVGRDDVAVCAADCRLMAFKTAEESLRFWIKGKKFSIRGLLGNSPFSDTFTGGTLVIFRLAPQDYHRFHFPVSGKIEQIVDIPGCLYTVNPIAVNSKYCNVFTENKRAVSIISTADFGKVAFVAIGATMVGSITFTKKTGDYVQKGDEFGYFSFGGSTVICVFEKDSIALDEDLLAYSARSIETLVSVGMQLGVSVKKRTQLPLSTSNASFYVETA